In Methanobacterium paludis, the following proteins share a genomic window:
- a CDS encoding DEAD/DEAH box helicase family protein has product MKNEQKTRKDLIDPALEKVGWLSKYIKEEVNSVKSDFKNKDFILFKGEPEHGVDRFIDYLLLDEDNSVLAIIEAKRFSKNPEKGRIQARTYSKDIEGQIGIKVPFFLTNGAKWFFIDEEGIERKVSGPFSQEDLKRRREIHKKSRDPAVVKVNHRIVDRPRSIKIVRELSEHFSKGHRTALVHMATGTGKTRVAMAIIDLLRNANVVRNVLFIADRIALVEQTKTSGFEQFFTEPIADLREGFKNTARLYVSTVQTLMGGKHEKMYEKFSPAFFDLIVFDEAHRSIYDKNNHIQQYFDAIMIGLTATPRERESQSTFELFGCREGKPTVEYSYEDAIRDGVLVPYRAEALQTKVLELGIYGGELNKRLKTQLRRQEEDPDTFEVTGSDFDRIFMDDKTNELIIREFMDRCYKSNEGKPAKTIFFCASQRHARQVKKVFGELFPKLSADVQAITSDMYRAEDEVKRFKISSEPRIAISVGMLDTGVDIPEVCNLVFVKPVFSNVRFWQMLGRGTRNFKSCKHPEWLPNGDKKDFLIFDFTIGGYSNLRIHLESEGVPEKEPQKSVMVKIFENRANLLDKSLTESQKNIISNKIMGSINSLDEGSFIVREKLPIIEQVKSNSSYLENYVNELKDEISSLMILEPGSNSTVSSFILKTENLFGFILARNHEEIGKLRSYVSYMLRNILTKDNLNDIKMKRDEILRAMQNQFWEDLAFEDVEFLVRELAPLMKYFEPERKEIIQSDAPDFIMSREQFVKEVEEDPKIKEFLEGNNIIWKIKEGQGITSPELLELERELNIRKPGLTIDNVQKHQNKDFIIFLREIIGLSRTEDPKALIEKRFSQFIIEKSQYSSRQIDFLLLLRRMFADRKHIELGDLAEPPLSDEHPLDIFEIGELERIVDCCNRIKMC; this is encoded by the coding sequence TTGAAAAACGAACAGAAAACTAGGAAGGACCTCATAGATCCTGCACTGGAAAAAGTAGGCTGGCTCAGTAAGTACATCAAGGAAGAAGTCAATTCAGTAAAGTCAGACTTCAAAAACAAGGATTTTATTCTTTTTAAAGGTGAACCTGAACATGGTGTTGACAGGTTCATTGATTACCTCCTGCTGGATGAAGATAACTCGGTTCTGGCCATAATCGAGGCCAAAAGATTTTCCAAAAATCCGGAAAAGGGAAGGATTCAAGCTAGAACATACTCCAAGGACATAGAAGGTCAGATAGGTATTAAAGTTCCATTTTTTTTAACCAACGGTGCCAAATGGTTTTTCATTGACGAAGAGGGGATTGAAAGAAAGGTCAGCGGACCATTTTCCCAGGAAGACCTTAAAAGAAGAAGGGAAATCCACAAAAAAAGTAGAGATCCCGCAGTGGTTAAGGTAAACCACCGCATTGTCGACAGACCCCGCAGTATTAAGATAGTTCGAGAACTATCAGAACACTTCTCAAAAGGCCACAGAACAGCCCTGGTGCACATGGCCACAGGAACTGGAAAAACAAGGGTTGCCATGGCGATCATCGACCTTTTGAGGAATGCCAACGTTGTCAGAAACGTGCTCTTCATTGCAGACAGAATTGCACTTGTGGAACAAACAAAAACCTCAGGTTTCGAACAGTTCTTCACAGAACCAATCGCAGATTTGAGGGAAGGATTCAAAAACACAGCAAGGCTCTACGTATCCACAGTCCAAACCCTCATGGGCGGAAAACATGAAAAAATGTATGAAAAGTTCAGCCCTGCATTTTTCGACCTCATAGTTTTTGATGAAGCACACCGCTCAATCTACGATAAAAACAACCACATCCAACAGTACTTCGACGCTATCATGATAGGTTTAACAGCCACACCCCGAGAAAGGGAAAGCCAGAGCACATTCGAACTTTTCGGTTGCAGAGAAGGTAAACCCACAGTAGAATATTCCTACGAAGATGCAATTCGAGACGGGGTGCTGGTGCCATACCGTGCAGAGGCCCTGCAAACCAAAGTACTGGAACTTGGAATCTACGGGGGCGAGCTAAATAAAAGACTTAAAACCCAGCTTCGAAGGCAGGAAGAGGATCCAGACACATTTGAGGTTACAGGTTCGGACTTTGACAGGATTTTCATGGACGACAAGACCAATGAACTCATAATAAGAGAGTTCATGGACAGATGTTACAAATCAAACGAGGGAAAACCTGCAAAAACAATATTCTTCTGTGCAAGTCAAAGGCACGCACGCCAGGTTAAAAAAGTCTTTGGAGAACTCTTCCCAAAACTTTCAGCAGATGTGCAGGCCATAACCTCCGACATGTACAGGGCAGAAGACGAGGTCAAACGATTCAAAATCAGTTCAGAACCCAGAATAGCCATATCAGTTGGAATGCTTGACACAGGCGTGGACATACCAGAAGTCTGCAACTTGGTATTTGTAAAGCCAGTTTTTTCAAATGTTAGATTCTGGCAGATGCTGGGCAGAGGTACAAGAAACTTCAAATCCTGCAAACATCCAGAATGGCTTCCAAATGGAGATAAAAAAGACTTTTTAATATTTGATTTCACAATTGGAGGCTACTCCAACTTGAGAATTCACCTGGAATCTGAGGGTGTACCTGAAAAAGAGCCCCAAAAAAGTGTTATGGTCAAGATATTTGAAAACAGGGCGAATTTACTGGATAAATCCCTTACAGAGAGTCAAAAAAACATAATATCCAATAAAATAATGGGAAGCATTAATTCTCTCGATGAAGGTTCATTTATTGTCAGAGAAAAGCTCCCCATAATTGAACAGGTCAAATCCAATTCATCCTACCTTGAAAATTATGTTAACGAACTTAAAGACGAAATATCCTCCCTCATGATCCTGGAACCCGGTTCAAATTCAACTGTTTCATCTTTCATCCTGAAAACAGAGAACCTGTTTGGATTCATACTGGCAAGAAATCATGAGGAGATAGGTAAACTCAGGAGCTACGTCAGCTACATGCTCAGAAACATCCTAACCAAAGACAACCTCAACGATATAAAGATGAAGAGGGACGAGATATTAAGGGCAATGCAGAACCAGTTCTGGGAAGATCTGGCCTTTGAAGATGTTGAATTCCTTGTCAGGGAGCTGGCACCCCTCATGAAGTACTTCGAACCTGAACGCAAGGAAATAATTCAAAGCGATGCTCCAGATTTTATCATGAGCCGTGAGCAGTTTGTTAAAGAAGTTGAAGAGGATCCCAAAATCAAGGAGTTTCTTGAGGGCAACAACATAATCTGGAAGATAAAAGAGGGACAGGGCATAACATCTCCAGAGCTTCTGGAACTTGAAAGGGAACTCAACATCCGTAAACCCGGACTCACAATTGACAACGTGCAGAAGCATCAGAACAAGGACTTCATCATATTTTTAAGGGAGATAATCGGGTTGAGCAGGACAGAAGACCCGAAGGCGCTCATAGAGAAACGATTCAGCCAGTTTATAATAGAGAAGAGTCAGTACAGCTCCAGGCAGATAGATTTCCTCCTGCTTTTGAGGAGGATGTTTGCAGATAGGAAGCATATTGAACTGGGAGATCTGGCGGAGCCACCACTTTCAGATGAGCATCCATTGGATATCTTTGAGATTGGGGAATTGGAGAGGATTGTGGATTGCTGTAACAGGATTAAGATGTGTTGA
- a CDS encoding HepT-like ribonuclease domain-containing protein: protein MNRDEMFLRHILDQISFLREQFLGVGPENLMEDPLLQKTCLRSFEVMGESINSVSEDFKDNHSDIDWNKIMGLMEKYINIDNGVQWDLMWNFIKTGLPEVEQEIEKDLNK, encoded by the coding sequence GTGAATAGAGATGAAATGTTCTTGAGACATATTTTGGATCAGATATCTTTTTTAAGGGAACAGTTCCTGGGTGTAGGGCCTGAAAATTTAATGGAGGACCCTCTACTTCAGAAAACCTGCTTGAGAAGCTTTGAAGTTATGGGCGAGTCCATTAACAGTGTTTCAGAAGATTTTAAAGATAATCATTCTGATATTGATTGGAACAAGATCATGGGATTGATGGAGAAATATATTAACATTGATAACGGGGTTCAATGGGATCTCATGTGGAACTTTATAAAAACAGGACTTCCTGAAGTTGAACAAGAGATAGAAAAGGATTTAAATAAGTAA
- a CDS encoding CPBP family intramembrane glutamic endopeptidase: MKININWKLFVVLLIASLITTLMVLPYTLAISPGLTEIFTPFVLIAQLIQTLVIFSIAIFIGLSLYKRVGFNLPILEGWLEGKKIRNYLKSILGISIGLGILSGILIILLSFLFTPVSSIFQNAEISVPIWKGFLASFYGGIGEEILLRLFLMTLVVWIIFKIKKTADGKPTDIGIWLAIIITAVIFGLGHLPITGTLTSITPLIIVRAVLLNGVGGIIFGWLYWKKGLESAMIGHFSADIVLHVMFPLVLSLLI, encoded by the coding sequence ATGAAAATTAATATCAACTGGAAATTATTTGTTGTTCTTCTTATTGCAAGTCTTATTACAACTTTAATGGTTTTACCATATACTTTAGCTATTAGTCCGGGTTTAACAGAAATTTTCACACCTTTCGTACTAATTGCACAATTAATACAGACATTGGTAATATTTTCAATAGCCATCTTCATCGGTTTATCCTTATATAAACGTGTCGGATTCAATTTACCCATATTGGAAGGTTGGTTAGAAGGTAAAAAAATAAGAAATTATCTGAAATCAATATTAGGTATTTCCATCGGTCTGGGAATTCTATCAGGTATACTAATTATTTTATTAAGTTTCCTTTTTACACCAGTATCCAGTATTTTCCAGAATGCAGAAATATCTGTACCGATTTGGAAAGGATTTTTAGCATCTTTTTATGGGGGAATAGGAGAAGAGATATTACTTAGATTATTCTTGATGACCTTAGTCGTATGGATAATTTTCAAAATTAAAAAAACAGCAGATGGAAAACCAACTGATATCGGTATCTGGTTGGCCATTATTATCACGGCCGTTATATTCGGTCTGGGACATCTACCCATAACCGGCACCCTAACTTCCATTACACCCCTAATAATTGTTAGAGCCGTTTTACTCAACGGAGTTGGTGGAATAATATTCGGATGGCTTTACTGGAAGAAAGGATTAGAATCTGCAATGATAGGCCATTTCTCCGCAGATATAGTATTACACGTTATGTTTCCCCTCGTATTATCTCTGCTGATATAA
- a CDS encoding DUF2188 domain-containing protein, which produces MTKKKSSIHVVSNEAIGKWQVEKEGAKRASRNCDTKAEAVAAAKAQGKKEKVEVLTHNKDGKIRDRVSYGDDNSPPKDKN; this is translated from the coding sequence ATGACAAAAAAGAAAAGCAGTATACATGTTGTTTCTAATGAAGCTATAGGAAAATGGCAAGTCGAAAAAGAAGGCGCTAAAAGAGCCTCAAGAAATTGTGATACAAAAGCTGAAGCAGTAGCTGCTGCAAAAGCACAGGGTAAAAAAGAGAAAGTTGAAGTGTTAACCCATAACAAAGACGGTAAAATCAGAGACAGGGTAAGCTATGGGGATGATAACTCTCCTCCAAAAGATAAAAATTAA
- a CDS encoding helix-turn-helix transcriptional regulator: MKNKLKVYRAMHDLTQEELAKELKVTRQTIIAIEKLKYDPSLGLAFKIARFFKVQIEDIFQDDE; encoded by the coding sequence ATGAAAAATAAATTAAAAGTATATCGAGCAATGCATGACCTAACTCAAGAGGAATTAGCAAAAGAGCTCAAAGTAACTAGACAAACTATCATTGCTATTGAAAAGCTTAAATATGACCCTTCGTTAGGTCTGGCCTTTAAAATAGCCAGATTTTTTAAAGTACAGATAGAAGATATCTTCCAGGATGATGAATGA
- a CDS encoding DUF2178 domain-containing protein gives MNLKNLKNILIIASAIQTVLWVAGLVLANVTLVVLALITAIAILPVVYIHRNDITEMFQNNDEIVEDERTQLINEKSSTIALGAFIGTIIYVGLIIVSLRNVYPQFLVTGYVLLITALFGVTLSIISRTYYKMRYL, from the coding sequence ATGAATCTAAAAAATTTAAAAAATATATTAATCATAGCATCGGCAATTCAAACTGTTTTGTGGGTTGCAGGATTAGTATTGGCAAATGTTACATTAGTTGTACTAGCCTTAATAACTGCGATAGCAATTCTACCTGTAGTCTACATCCATAGAAATGATATCACAGAAATGTTTCAAAATAACGATGAAATTGTAGAAGATGAAAGAACCCAATTGATCAATGAAAAATCTTCTACAATAGCTCTTGGGGCGTTTATTGGGACGATAATTTATGTAGGATTGATTATAGTCTCCCTGAGAAATGTTTATCCCCAATTTTTAGTTACAGGTTACGTTTTATTAATAACAGCACTTTTTGGCGTTACATTATCCATCATATCACGTACATACTACAAAATGAGATATTTATAG
- a CDS encoding PDDEXK nuclease domain-containing protein — protein sequence MPSETSTCIEKGNEKLEQNEPAEAINYFDEALKLEPDNADAYFFKGSALIELEEDENALNCFNKVLELDPNYNAAYYNKSLVLFYLEDYEKAERCIDKFLELEPENIDALNLKGIILTNSGKKNMALGYFDDALKIDPNYFYALKNRGKTLFELGKHKEAITSLKIALNIVPDDEEVLIYIGFSLISLGKSSEGLAFYDKVLSLNNRHSGVMYLKACLFVDMDKEKEAMNCLNNALKFEPEYTDALILKAEIYRDMEKPEKALKCYEKASQIDPENPDPWVGMGNVFKDMGKKKEAVKSYEKFVEIIRKNKISDKYLEARRVMEYINWVKKGEPITFSPKQKPQYWQWSTKSEYFLGENGGERDVLEPQSSHDPGVYWTCHKDTLAGDLILLYRAGKANGVQYMDIKYLIMARSDAYPLDDINVAVEEGWDYGCDYIPLFKFENSLKLNEMREDPYLEGWNALGVLFHKKAYLTKEKYWKRLMDLLTKKNPEFTEFMKTFDRKKVIAQITTEKELEDNLEKNIRVLKKFGHDLEVVSRQKRCIGDEGRIDLLCKSNNADEYVVIELKINKANRDVFGQISGYLGWVMEHKSNGEPVKGIVISRGYDKKFQSAMKTNPNVEHIELVDVVSELGMTLK from the coding sequence ATGCCTTCAGAAACATCAACCTGTATTGAAAAAGGAAACGAAAAATTAGAACAAAACGAACCTGCTGAAGCAATAAACTATTTTGATGAAGCTTTGAAATTAGAACCAGATAACGCAGACGCATATTTCTTTAAAGGTTCAGCACTAATAGAGCTTGAAGAAGATGAAAATGCTTTAAACTGTTTTAATAAAGTTTTGGAATTGGATCCAAATTATAATGCTGCTTACTACAATAAAAGTCTTGTCTTGTTTTATTTAGAGGATTATGAAAAAGCTGAAAGATGCATAGATAAATTTTTAGAACTGGAACCTGAAAATATTGATGCTTTAAACCTGAAAGGTATAATTCTAACTAATTCTGGTAAAAAAAATATGGCCCTTGGTTACTTCGATGATGCATTGAAAATAGACCCTAATTATTTTTATGCTTTAAAAAATAGAGGAAAAACTTTATTTGAGCTTGGTAAACACAAAGAAGCCATAACTTCTCTGAAAATTGCTTTAAATATTGTGCCTGATGATGAGGAAGTATTAATCTATATAGGTTTCTCATTAATTTCGTTAGGCAAGTCTTCTGAAGGACTAGCGTTTTATGATAAAGTTTTAAGTTTAAACAATCGGCATTCTGGGGTTATGTATCTCAAAGCATGTTTATTTGTAGATATGGATAAAGAAAAAGAAGCAATGAACTGTCTGAATAATGCTCTTAAATTTGAACCCGAATACACTGATGCATTAATATTGAAGGCTGAAATTTACAGAGATATGGAAAAACCTGAAAAGGCTTTAAAATGTTATGAAAAAGCGTCCCAAATAGATCCAGAGAATCCAGATCCATGGGTAGGGATGGGAAACGTTTTTAAAGACATGGGAAAAAAGAAGGAAGCTGTTAAATCGTATGAAAAATTTGTTGAAATTATAAGAAAAAATAAGATTTCTGATAAATATCTTGAAGCCCGCAGAGTCATGGAATACATTAACTGGGTCAAAAAAGGAGAACCAATAACTTTTTCACCTAAACAGAAACCTCAATACTGGCAGTGGTCCACAAAATCGGAGTACTTCTTAGGGGAAAATGGTGGGGAAAGAGATGTTTTAGAACCACAAAGTTCACATGATCCTGGAGTTTACTGGACATGCCACAAGGACACCCTTGCTGGAGATTTAATATTACTTTACAGGGCTGGAAAAGCTAATGGGGTTCAATATATGGACATAAAATATCTTATAATGGCTAGAAGTGATGCTTATCCATTAGATGATATTAACGTTGCTGTTGAGGAGGGTTGGGATTATGGATGCGACTATATCCCACTTTTCAAATTTGAAAATTCCTTGAAGCTTAATGAAATGAGAGAAGATCCATATTTAGAAGGTTGGAATGCTTTAGGTGTTCTTTTCCATAAAAAAGCTTACCTTACAAAAGAAAAGTACTGGAAACGTTTGATGGATTTACTCACTAAAAAGAACCCTGAATTTACTGAATTTATGAAAACATTTGACAGAAAAAAAGTAATTGCTCAAATAACAACTGAAAAAGAACTTGAGGATAATCTCGAAAAGAATATCCGCGTTTTGAAGAAGTTTGGTCATGATCTGGAAGTCGTAAGCAGACAAAAAAGATGCATAGGTGATGAAGGGCGGATCGACTTATTATGCAAATCTAATAATGCTGATGAATACGTTGTAATCGAGCTTAAAATCAACAAAGCCAACAGAGATGTATTTGGTCAGATATCTGGATATCTTGGATGGGTCATGGAGCACAAGTCAAACGGTGAACCAGTTAAGGGGATTGTCATAAGCCGAGGTTACGATAAGAAGTTCCAATCTGCAATGAAAACCAATCCTAATGTTGAGCATATTGAGTTGGTGGATGTTGTTTCAGAGCTCGGGATGACGCTTAAATGA
- a CDS encoding LabA-like NYN domain-containing protein codes for MQECVMIFIDGANLFHGCNNYKKGYKLDLLKLRDELTAGRKLVDVHHYGAIPAKSSERFAGQKRFLDMLRYNGFKVSAIPLKTHRVTVKCEYCGMENQTTEQVEKGVDIALATDLISFAMDNQYDTAIIVSGDYDYFRAIEEVQRRGKRVEIAYFLNEGISEEFIQFADKFVSLNSIADKISKE; via the coding sequence ATGCAGGAATGTGTCATGATATTCATAGATGGGGCAAACCTCTTCCATGGATGTAACAACTACAAAAAAGGCTACAAATTAGACCTATTAAAACTAAGGGATGAGCTAACAGCAGGCAGAAAACTTGTGGATGTGCACCACTATGGAGCCATCCCCGCGAAAAGTTCTGAAAGGTTTGCAGGCCAGAAACGATTTCTGGACATGCTCCGCTACAACGGCTTCAAAGTTTCTGCAATTCCCCTTAAAACCCACCGTGTGACTGTGAAATGTGAGTACTGTGGAATGGAAAACCAGACAACTGAACAGGTTGAAAAGGGTGTTGATATTGCACTTGCCACTGATCTTATATCCTTTGCAATGGACAACCAGTACGATACAGCTATCATTGTTTCAGGTGACTACGATTACTTCAGGGCAATTGAAGAGGTTCAAAGACGAGGTAAACGGGTTGAAATAGCTTATTTCTTAAATGAGGGAATAAGTGAGGAATTCATACAATTTGCTGATAAATTTGTATCTTTAAATTCAATTGCAGATAAGATCAGTAAAGAATAA
- a CDS encoding DUF3800 domain-containing protein, translated as MKYIFLDESGDLGFGRSNYFVIAALCTKNPKPIYNCINRIKKSTTKKYHKTHELHFSESEHKLRRRVLECLNSKDMQISYLLLNKTSFMKNSHLISKLGTFKDSLFMFLISETLKEFEIRGNPNILIDKYLSKNEIDKFNQEFSEIILRKGHDVYIKRDIETEHVSSWENKGIQAADFIAGAVHVRFRDNNPNLYKIISPKVKYKIIL; from the coding sequence TTGAAATACATCTTCTTAGATGAATCAGGAGACTTAGGGTTTGGTAGAAGTAATTACTTTGTTATAGCTGCGTTATGCACCAAAAATCCAAAACCAATTTACAATTGCATAAACAGAATAAAAAAATCAACGACCAAGAAATATCATAAAACCCATGAATTACATTTCTCTGAATCCGAACACAAACTAAGAAGGAGAGTTTTAGAGTGTTTGAACAGTAAGGATATGCAGATATCTTATTTACTGTTAAATAAAACTAGTTTCATGAAAAATTCTCATCTAATCTCGAAATTAGGAACTTTTAAAGATTCTCTTTTCATGTTCTTAATTTCAGAAACACTTAAAGAATTTGAGATTAGGGGTAATCCTAACATTTTAATCGATAAATATCTCTCTAAAAATGAAATAGATAAGTTTAACCAAGAATTTAGTGAAATAATCCTTCGTAAGGGGCATGATGTTTATATTAAAAGGGATATTGAAACAGAACATGTGTCCTCATGGGAAAATAAAGGTATTCAAGCAGCAGATTTTATTGCGGGAGCTGTTCATGTCAGGTTTAGGGACAATAATCCCAATTTATACAAAATAATATCTCCTAAAGTAAAATATAAAATAATTTTATGA
- a CDS encoding restriction endonuclease subunit S: MIKEENLPENYELVKLGDVLSSITNGTTSTQNEEDNGYRVTRIETIANGEIDLKRTNFVELNKEKYDKFKLNEGDILFSHINSTKHIGKTAIYHSEMGTLIHGMNLLRLVPKKEIISPKFLLYLLKNKKTRAFYQTRCKRAVNQSSLDQKTIKKFEFILPPLKTQQKIVEILEKAEKLKEWRAETDVLTNEYLKSLFLEMFGHTGINPKKWPLMKATDICSKEKNAIKAGPFGSSLKKEFYVEKGYKIYGQEQVIKDDLSYGNYYIPEEIYKKLQNCKIKEGDILISLVGSYGKISIVPKEFEPGIINPRLMKISLNQKIVSPLFFRFLLNSDGIKKKIEHVSHGGTMNIINVKIIKQLDFPIPPIQLQNQFAEIVQNVEQLKEEQKQSKAQIDNLFNALMQKAFKGELTC; encoded by the coding sequence ATGATTAAAGAAGAAAATTTGCCTGAGAATTATGAGTTAGTAAAATTAGGAGATGTCCTATCCTCAATTACTAATGGAACTACCTCCACTCAAAATGAAGAAGATAATGGTTATAGAGTAACAAGGATAGAAACGATAGCTAATGGTGAAATTGACCTTAAAAGGACTAATTTTGTTGAATTAAACAAAGAAAAGTATGATAAATTTAAATTAAATGAAGGAGATATTTTATTCTCTCATATTAATAGTACTAAACATATTGGTAAAACCGCAATTTACCATTCTGAAATGGGTACATTAATTCATGGAATGAATCTATTGAGGTTAGTACCAAAAAAAGAAATTATTTCACCAAAATTTTTGCTTTATTTATTAAAAAATAAAAAGACTAGGGCTTTTTATCAAACTAGATGTAAAAGAGCGGTTAATCAATCCAGTTTGGATCAAAAGACCATTAAAAAATTTGAATTTATTCTTCCACCCCTCAAAACCCAACAAAAAATAGTTGAAATCCTTGAAAAAGCTGAAAAGCTCAAGGAATGGCGGGCTGAAACTGATGTGTTGACCAATGAATATTTGAAAAGTCTTTTCCTGGAGATGTTTGGACATACTGGGATAAATCCTAAAAAATGGCCTTTAATGAAAGCTACGGATATATGTTCAAAGGAAAAAAATGCAATTAAAGCAGGTCCATTTGGTTCTTCTTTAAAGAAAGAATTCTATGTTGAAAAAGGATATAAAATTTATGGGCAAGAACAAGTTATTAAAGATGATTTAAGCTATGGGAATTATTATATTCCGGAAGAAATTTATAAAAAACTTCAAAATTGTAAAATAAAAGAGGGAGATATTTTAATAAGCTTAGTAGGTAGTTATGGTAAAATTAGTATTGTGCCAAAAGAATTCGAGCCCGGAATTATTAATCCTCGATTGATGAAAATCAGTTTAAATCAAAAAATAGTTTCGCCTTTATTTTTTAGGTTTTTACTTAATTCTGATGGTATTAAAAAGAAAATAGAACATGTATCCCATGGTGGTACTATGAATATAATTAATGTCAAAATTATAAAACAATTAGATTTCCCTATTCCCCCAATACAACTCCAAAACCAGTTCGCAGAAATAGTCCAAAATGTAGAACAATTAAAAGAGGAACAGAAACAATCCAAAGCCCAAATAGACAACCTATTTAACGCACTCATGCAGAAAGCTTTCAAAGGAGAACTCACATGTTAG
- a CDS encoding type I restriction-modification system subunit M: MLDSDLKSKINQLWDKFWSGGISNPLQAIEQMSYLLFMKQLEDEDNSREQNSRLNKKDFKSLFEGCPDCKWSVWTNYPSEKILDHVRDKVFPFMRNLGGDDSLYAKYMKDSVFAIPTPSLLVEAVKIINGMHIKEQNRDTKGDLYEYLLSELTTSGKNGQFRTPRHIIKMMVELVDPKIGDIICDPACGTAGFLINAYNYILRENTSEDFIKQDDEGNEYNFKGDKLDDEDWKLLKDKTLHGYDFDRTMTRISLMNLMMHGIIEPNIEQLNTLSTRYEEDKSYDVVLANPPFKGSIDKAEINENFTIKTTKTEILFLELMYNILVSGGRCAVIVPQGVLFGNSKAHKGIRKKLLEDCRLDAVISMPSGVFKPYAGVSTGILVFTKGEPTKKVWFYDMEADGYSLDDKRNFIDGKGDIPDIVEKFKNRENEDLQDRKAKCFFVPFEEIKENDYGLSISNYKEIEYEEVEYEAPEVIKGKILELEEKIVQGLKELDI, encoded by the coding sequence ATGTTAGATTCAGATTTAAAGTCAAAGATAAACCAGTTATGGGACAAGTTCTGGAGCGGAGGGATATCAAACCCACTCCAGGCAATAGAGCAGATGTCCTACCTATTATTCATGAAACAGCTCGAAGACGAGGACAACTCCCGGGAGCAGAACTCCAGATTAAACAAAAAAGATTTCAAATCTCTATTTGAAGGTTGTCCAGACTGTAAGTGGTCTGTGTGGACCAACTACCCATCTGAAAAGATCCTGGACCATGTCAGGGACAAGGTCTTTCCATTCATGAGAAACCTGGGCGGTGATGATTCACTCTACGCCAAGTATATGAAAGATTCAGTTTTTGCAATTCCCACCCCGTCCCTTTTAGTTGAGGCCGTGAAGATCATAAACGGCATGCACATCAAAGAACAGAACAGGGACACCAAAGGAGACCTCTACGAGTACCTGCTCTCAGAGCTCACAACCTCCGGAAAAAACGGCCAGTTTCGAACACCCCGCCACATCATCAAGATGATGGTGGAACTTGTAGACCCAAAAATAGGCGACATCATCTGTGACCCTGCCTGCGGAACAGCAGGATTTCTTATAAACGCTTACAATTACATTTTAAGAGAAAACACTTCAGAAGATTTCATAAAACAGGATGATGAAGGCAACGAGTACAACTTCAAAGGAGACAAACTGGACGATGAGGACTGGAAACTCCTCAAGGATAAAACACTCCATGGCTACGACTTCGACCGTACCATGACCCGGATATCCCTCATGAACCTCATGATGCACGGAATCATAGAACCCAACATAGAACAGCTGAACACACTTTCCACCCGCTATGAGGAAGATAAAAGCTACGATGTTGTCTTAGCCAACCCACCATTCAAAGGAAGCATAGATAAAGCTGAGATAAATGAAAACTTCACCATCAAAACCACCAAGACAGAAATTTTATTTCTGGAACTCATGTACAACATCTTAGTCAGCGGGGGAAGATGTGCAGTAATCGTGCCCCAGGGAGTGCTTTTTGGAAACAGCAAAGCACATAAGGGCATAAGAAAAAAACTTTTAGAAGACTGCAGACTGGACGCTGTGATCTCAATGCCTTCAGGCGTTTTCAAACCCTACGCTGGAGTTTCAACAGGAATACTGGTCTTCACTAAGGGAGAACCTACCAAAAAAGTATGGTTCTATGATATGGAAGCAGACGGCTACAGCCTTGATGATAAAAGAAATTTCATTGATGGTAAAGGGGACATACCAGACATCGTCGAGAAGTTCAAAAACAGGGAAAATGAAGATCTACAGGACAGGAAGGCCAAATGTTTCTTCGTACCATTTGAAGAAATAAAAGAGAATGATTACGGTCTCAGCATCTCTAACTACAAGGAGATCGAGTATGAGGAAGTTGAGTACGAAGCTCCGGAAGTGATTAAAGGAAAAATCTTGGAATTAGAAGAAAAAATAGTTCAGGGATTAAAAGAATTGGATATTTAA